A stretch of Pangasianodon hypophthalmus isolate fPanHyp1 chromosome 9, fPanHyp1.pri, whole genome shotgun sequence DNA encodes these proteins:
- the mrps35 gene encoding 28S ribosomal protein S35, mitochondrial, protein MAASALSPVLSPLIRLNCKSNRFYTLIVLNQRVAYSIGLPTSNGAESQGLLERGGRGLRKPRRAAGEPRTERMMVDQDWTAVYPTPKSFKPDAVPLPVRMGYPVKRGVPPEKKGNLELIKVPNFLHLTPAAIKKHCEALKPFCTEWPAALDSDAKCKEHFPIQIQTKDYVSAGPSLRNPDARIVTLTVKLSSLNLDDHARKKMIKLSGERYNKETDILTITTDSCPLRQQNYDYAMYLLTVLYHESWKMEAWEKDKTRADMEEYVWEDSPSQKNILETLSRMHPLKEKPEDEGGVREELLGRPEVQEYKNSVTKLKNEGETESNMQQYKEAVKKLLNI, encoded by the exons ATGGCGGCTTCCGCGCTCAGCCCCGTGTTGTCGCCGTTAATTAGGTTAAACTGCAAAAGTAACAGATTTTATACACTTATTGTACTTAACCAGAGAGTCGCATACTCCATAGGACTGCCGACGAGCAATGGCGCTGAGAGCCAAG GTTTGCTAGAGAGGGGCGGTCGGGGTCTCAGGAAACCAAGACGGGCG GCTGGAGAACCACGGACAGAGCGGATGATGGTGGATCAGGACTGGACTGCAGTTTATCCCACTCCTAAGTCTTTTAAACCTGACGCTGTGCCATTACCAGTGCGAATGGGCTACCCGGTAAAAAGAGGGGTGCCTCCTGAGAAAAAGGGCAACCTTGAACTTATAAAG GTTCCGAACTTCTTGCACTTAACCCCAGCTGCCATCAAGAAACACTGTGAAGCCCTCAAAC CGTTCTGCACTGAGTGGCCTGCCGCTCTGGACTCTGATGCTAAGTGTAAGGAACATTTCCCCATCCAGATCCAGACTAAGGACTATGTGTCTGCTGGACCATCGCTCAGGAACCCAGACGCTCGAATTGTCACACTCACA GTAAAGTTGTCCAGTTTGAATCTAGATGATCATGCCAGGAAGAAAATGATCAAACTGAGTGGAGAGCGCTacaacaaagagacagacatacTCACCATTACCACTGACAG TTGTCCACTGAGACAGCAGAACTATGACTACGCCATGTACCTGCTCACTGTTCTGTACCATGAATCCTGG AAAATGGAGGCGTGGGAGAAAGATAAGACGCGCGCTGACATGGAGGAGTACGTTTGGGAGGACAGCCCCTCTCAGAAGAATATTCTGGAAACCTTGTCGCGCATGCATCCACTTAAGGAGAAGCCTGAGGACGAGGGAGGAGTGCGGGAGGAGCTGCTGGGACGGCCGGAGGTGCAGGAGTACAAAAACTCTGTGACCAAGCTCAAGAacgagggagagacagagagcaacaTGCAGCAGTACAAAGAGGCGGTGAAAAAGCTactaaatatctaa
- the LOC113530037 gene encoding uncharacterized protein LOC113530037 yields MIVAWRLLSILSLVSYTEAECSSTSYYRNCWIRRFPGLHVDAEESQRRGAQLLQLYRGDSAQNCSRACCLTSNFSCNVAVFHYNTTQDSVNCFHLHCPTLQSCILHQRANVILYNVTKGMDPDLLIFGKSFSSNVQVLPHLVSLNTSDLSGTDKRQFNRPHLDPSSSAHPTILATNPKTSTNAPTTSFPISTPPPLSVYSTQDNQDTLPASAIQRSTTLKRSSQLISTHIITNPSTDPTIVSTTKASPPPSGTMQPSFRFTNKQTSSMPQPAHTSSTTITPPQLSSQLISSSTSSSQVALLGTTTAYTISQTASTEFRTLPYLAISTTFSSGHTSTTTPVPLTNTPESSTLETITMPVPLTTMPQSSTGETTTLTVPLSSTLQSSTGKTPTTPVPLSSTPQSITGDTTTTPVPLSSISQSSTGETTTLPVPLSSTLQCSTQETTAMSVPLSSIPQSSTGESTTMPVPLSSIPQSNTGETTTMPVPLSSIPQSSKGETTTTPVPLSRILQSSQRETTAHTTLAIAQLSSANESLASTPLTPIKTSTGYATTTTGPQVMINSFKTTSWSYNQPINTESTASPLIEKRITPSSTTGGLSQGYTNINLPTTDVSVTTVRPTTFNRLHLSGAASETNSGLNTSPTPPTIVEDSQPYPNDTKGYISHNVTTGNSPQPVSDGGLTQVWHLAANTVLVVLATCAALACGCCCSVLMAASWRGRRRRKGRYQTTLRGKKGSMRLIKYVFVRESS; encoded by the exons ATGATCGTCGCGTGGAGGCTCCTGTCCATCTTGAGTCTGGTTAGTTACACCGAGGCCGAGTGCTCCTCGACTTCCTACTACAGGAACTGCTGGATCCGGCGCTTCCCGGGACTGCACGTGGACGCGGAGGAGTCTCAGCGCAGAGGCGCGCAGCTGCTGCAGCTTTACCGCGGAGACAGCGCGCAGAACTGCAGCCGAGCCTGCTGCCTCACCTCCAACT TCTCCTGTAACGTGGCTGTGTTTCATTACAACACCACTCAGGACAGTGTCAATTGCTTTCACCTCCACTGCCCAACACTGCAAAGCTGTATACTCCATCAAAGGGCCAATGTCATCCTCTACAATGTTACCAAAG GCATGGATCCTGATCTGTTAATATTTGGGAAATCCTTCTCCTCTAATGTCCAGGTTCTACCTCACCTGGTCTCACTTAACACTTCTGACTTGTCTGGAACAGACAAACGTCAGTTCAACAGGCCTCACTTGGATCCCAGCAGCTCAGCCCATCCTACTATTCTTGCCACTAACCCCAAAACATCTACCAACGCACCAACAACCAGCTTTCCCATCTCTactcctccccctctctctgtttattcCACCCAAGACAACCAGGACACACTTCCTGCTTCAGCAATACAGAGATCCACAACCCTGAAGCGGTCATCTCAACTCATTTCTACTCATATTATTACCAATCCTTCAACAGACCCTACCATTGTTTCTACTACAAAGGCATCCCCACCTCCAAGCGGTACCATGCAACCCTCATTCAGATTTACTAACAAGCAAACAAGCTCAATGCCCCAACCTGCACATACTTCCAGTACCACCATAACACCTCCACAACTATCCAGTCAGCTCATATCAAGCTCAACATCCTCTTCCCAAGTAGCTCTCCTTGGAACCACAACAGCATATACTATCAGCCAAACCGCATCCACAGAGTTCAGAACCCTGCCATATTTAGCCATTAGTACAACCTTCAGTAGTGGTCATACCTCAACAACCACGCCTGTGCCCCTCACAAATACTCCGGAAAGTAGTACACTAGAGACTATAACCATGCCTGTACCCCTCACAACTATGCCGCAAAGTAGTACAGGAGAGACTACAACCTTGACTGTCCCTCTCTCAAGTACTCTGCAAAGTAGTACAGGAAAGACTCCAACCACACCAGTCCCTCTCTCAAGTACTCCACAAAGCATTACAGGGGACACTACAACCACGCCTGTCCCTCTCTCAAGTATTTCTCAAAGTAGTACAGGAGAGACTACAACCTTGCCTGTCCCTCTGTCAAGTACTCTGCAGTGTAGTACACAAGAGACTACAGCcatgtctgtccctctctcaaGTATTCCACAGAGTAGTACAGGCGAGAGTACAACCATGCCTGTCCCTCTCTCAAGTATTCCACAAAGTAATACAGGAGAGACTACAACCATGCCTGTCCCTCTCTCAAGCATTCCGCAAAGTAGTAAAGGAGAGACTACAACCACACCTGTCCCTCTCTCAAGAATTCTGCAAAGTAGTCAAAGAGAGACTACAGCCCATACTACACTTGCTATAGCCCAGCTAAGCTCTGCAAATGAATCATTAGCTTCAACACCACTTACTCCAATCAAAACCTCAACTGGGTATGCAACTACAACTACAGGACCACAGGTGATGATTAATAGCTTCAAAACCACCTCTTGGTCCTATAATCAGCCCATAAATACTGAATCAACAGCATCTCCTCTAATTGAAAAAAGGATCACTCCATCATCAACAACAGGTGGCCTTTCTCAAGGGTATACAAACATCAACTTGCCTACTACTGATGTTTCTGTGACCACTGTCAGACCAACAACCTTCAATAGACTTCACTTATCTGGAGCAGCTTCAGAAACCAACTCTGGCCTAAACACCTCACCAACACCCCCTACAATCGTAGAGGACAGCCAGCCATACCCCAATGACACAAAAGGTTACATTAGCCATAATGTTACAACAGGTAACAGTCCACAGCCTGTAAGTGATGGAGGACTGACGCAAGTGTGGCACCTGGCAGCCAACACTGTCCTGGTAGTCTTGGCAACCTGTGCAGCCTTAgcttgtggttgttgttgttcagtGTTGATGGCAGCGAGTTggagaggaaggaggaggaggaaggggagatacCAGACTACGCTAAGAGGCAAGAAGGGCTCCATGCGCCTCATCAAATACGTCTTTGTGAGGGAGAGCTCATGA